The proteins below come from a single Burkholderia contaminans genomic window:
- a CDS encoding ABC transporter permease produces the protein MTPTTPAVGLPVQTDSPPRSRSPLELAFARFLHNRAALFSLALLALITLACFVGPWLLAADPAASDWGSISLPPTWANQHWFGTDELGRDLLVRTLIGGRVSIEVGLLGTLVSGLFGVAWGATAGFAGGRVDSVMMRVVDMMYAIPYLLIAILMMTLFGRSFMLVVLTISAFSWIDMARVVRGQTLSLRNREFVDAARAIGVTPTSIVLRHVVPNLLGVVVVYATVSVPGIVLTESVLSFLGLGVQEPMTSWGVLIQDGAQKLESMPWLLLAPAVMLCVTLYCVNFVGDGLRDALDPKDR, from the coding sequence ATGACTCCGACCACTCCCGCCGTCGGCCTGCCCGTGCAGACCGATTCGCCGCCGCGCTCGCGCTCGCCGCTCGAGCTCGCGTTCGCGCGCTTCCTTCACAACCGCGCGGCGCTGTTCAGCCTCGCGCTGCTCGCGCTGATCACGCTCGCCTGTTTCGTCGGCCCGTGGCTGCTCGCGGCCGATCCCGCCGCGAGCGACTGGGGCTCCATCAGCCTGCCGCCGACCTGGGCGAACCAGCACTGGTTCGGCACCGACGAGCTCGGCCGCGACCTGCTCGTGCGCACGCTGATCGGCGGCCGCGTTTCGATCGAGGTCGGCCTGCTCGGCACGCTCGTGTCGGGCCTGTTCGGCGTCGCGTGGGGCGCGACCGCGGGCTTCGCGGGCGGCCGCGTCGACTCCGTGATGATGCGCGTCGTCGACATGATGTACGCGATCCCGTACCTGCTGATCGCGATCCTGATGATGACGCTGTTCGGCCGCTCGTTCATGCTGGTCGTGCTGACCATCAGCGCGTTCTCGTGGATCGACATGGCGCGTGTCGTGCGCGGCCAGACGCTGTCGCTGCGCAATCGCGAGTTCGTCGACGCGGCACGTGCGATCGGCGTGACGCCGACGTCGATCGTGCTGCGCCACGTCGTGCCGAACCTGCTCGGCGTGGTCGTCGTGTACGCGACGGTCTCGGTGCCGGGCATCGTGCTGACCGAATCGGTGCTGTCGTTCCTCGGCCTCGGCGTGCAGGAACCGATGACGAGCTGGGGCGTGCTGATCCAGGACGGCGCGCAGAAACTGGAATCGATGCCGTGGCTGCTGCTGGCCCCGGCCGTCATGCTGTGCGTGACGCTTTACTGCGTGAACTTCGTCGGCGATGGCCTGCGTGACGCGCTCGACCCGAAGGATCGCTGA